One Salvelinus fontinalis isolate EN_2023a unplaced genomic scaffold, ASM2944872v1 scaffold_0481, whole genome shotgun sequence DNA segment encodes these proteins:
- the LOC129846219 gene encoding E3 ubiquitin/ISG15 ligase TRIM25-like: MAENQELFCCSICLGQLKDPVTTACGHSYCMGCIKECWDQDDLKGFYSCPQCRQTFIPRPVLNRSTVLAEVVEKIRYAGPGDVACDVCTGTRKQKALMSCLACLASYCETHLQPHYESPAFKKHKLVKATAQLQEKICSHHDKLLEVYCRTDQQCICYLCTMDEHKGHDTVSAAAERTEKQVRPEQLVGDCLINKPLFN, encoded by the coding sequence ATGGCAGAGAATCAGGAACTGTTCTGTTGCTCTATCTGTCTGGGTCAACTGAAGGATCCGGTGACTACTGCCTGTGGACACAGTTACTGTATGGGCTGTATTAAAGAATGCTGGGATCAGGATGATCTGAAAGGTTTCTACAGCTGTCCACAGTGCAGACAGACCTTTATCCCAAGGCCTGTTCTGAACAGGAGCACTGTGCTGGCTGAAGTGGTGGAGAAAATCCGCTATGCTGGACCGGGAGATGTGGCGTGTGATGTCTGCACTGGGACCAGAAAGCAGAAAGCCCTCATGTCCTGTCTGGCGTGTCTGGCCTCTTACTGTGAGACTCACCTCCAACCTCACTATGAATCTCCTGCTTTCAAGAAGCACAAGCTGGTCAAAGCCACCGCACAACTACAGGAGAAGATCTGCTCTCATCATGACAAACTGCTGGAGGTTTACTGTCGTACCGATCAGCAGTGTATCTGTTATCTGTGTACAATGGATGAACATAAAGGCCATGATACAGTGTCAGCTGCAGCAGAGAGGACTGAGAAACAGGTAAGACCAGAACAACTTGTTGGTGACTGTCTGATAaacaaacctttatttaactag